From the Desulfovibrio sp. JY genome, one window contains:
- a CDS encoding DegT/DnrJ/EryC1/StrS family aminotransferase — protein MAVNVWGYLKEYEAEREEILAAVTAVLESGKLILGPHVAAFEEAFAGYCGTRFGVGCDNGTSAVLLALLAVGIQPGDEVITVANTAVPTVSAIVSAGGVPRFVDIDPATYLMDAAKLEAAVTPRTKAIVAVHLFGQCVAMEAVREVAERHGLRVVEDCAQAHGAVRNGQVAGSMSDAASFSFYPTKILGTYGDGGMVLTGSEETAAKLKRLRFYGMEKTYYALEHGYNSRLDEIHAAILLGKLKHLPEYLARRRQLAARYDAALADTSLTLPAVAPGNEHAYYLYVARHEKRDAVIAGLKERGVNVNISYPWPIHTMTGYAHLGYKEGDLPETERAAREIFSLPMYPSLSDAEQDTAIAALRDTLDAVGA, from the coding sequence ATGGCGGTCAATGTTTGGGGATATTTGAAGGAATATGAAGCGGAGCGGGAGGAGATCTTGGCCGCCGTTACCGCTGTTTTGGAGTCGGGCAAGCTGATTTTGGGGCCGCATGTGGCGGCTTTTGAGGAAGCGTTTGCCGGCTATTGCGGGACGCGTTTCGGCGTGGGTTGCGACAACGGCACGAGCGCGGTGCTGTTGGCGCTGTTGGCGGTGGGGATACAGCCCGGCGACGAGGTGATCACCGTTGCCAATACGGCCGTGCCCACGGTTTCGGCCATTGTCAGCGCCGGGGGCGTGCCCCGGTTCGTGGATATCGACCCGGCCACGTATCTGATGGACGCGGCCAAGCTGGAAGCGGCCGTGACCCCGCGCACCAAGGCCATTGTGGCCGTGCATCTCTTTGGCCAGTGCGTGGCCATGGAAGCCGTGCGGGAAGTGGCCGAGCGCCACGGGCTGCGCGTGGTGGAAGATTGCGCCCAGGCCCATGGCGCGGTGCGAAACGGTCAGGTGGCCGGCTCCATGTCCGACGCGGCCTCGTTTTCCTTTTATCCGACCAAAATCCTCGGCACCTACGGCGACGGCGGCATGGTGTTGACGGGAAGCGAGGAGACGGCGGCCAAGCTCAAGCGCCTGCGTTTCTACGGCATGGAAAAGACCTATTACGCCCTGGAGCACGGCTACAATTCGCGCCTGGACGAGATCCATGCCGCCATATTACTGGGCAAGCTCAAGCACCTGCCGGAGTATCTCGCCCGCCGGCGGCAGCTGGCCGCGCGCTACGACGCCGCTCTGGCCGACACGTCGCTGACCCTGCCGGCCGTGGCTCCCGGCAACGAGCACGCCTATTATCTGTACGTGGCGCGTCACGAAAAACGCGACGCCGTGATCGCCGGGCTCAAGGAGCGGGGCGTCAACGTCAACATCAGCTACCCCTGGCCCATCCACACCATGACGGGCTATGCCCATTTGGGCTATAAGGAGGGCGACCTGCCCGAAACCGAGCGGGCGGCGCGGGAGATTTTCTCCCTGCCCATGTACCCGTCGCTGTCCGATGCCGAACAGGATACGGCCATCGCCGCCCTGCGCGACACCCTGGACGCGGTCGGGGCCTAA
- a CDS encoding glycosyltransferase family 2 protein: protein MNPEPSPSLTIVIPVYNAEATIGRLVRVLLADPPLPGTDIVLVNDGSRDRSHEVCLECCEAFPGRVTYLRLARNFGEHNAVMAGLRQSGGDWVVVMDDDFQNPPEEIARIVAAARDGGFDVVYTAFREKRHGRLRNLGSAFNDKVATLLLDKPPRLYLSSFKCLSRFLVDRIVDYTGPAPYIDGLILRATNNIGQVEVEHRDREAGQSGYTLWKLVRLWLTMFVNFSVAPLRVSAFLGLAMGAFGLLLAVWSLAEKVLGVSVPSGWTMLYITVIIFAGVQLVMLGLLGEYVGRSLMEINRTPQAVVREVHGGDGRPPREVRP from the coding sequence ATGAATCCGGAACCTTCGCCCTCGCTTACCATCGTCATTCCCGTCTACAACGCCGAAGCCACCATCGGCCGGCTGGTGCGTGTGCTCCTGGCCGATCCGCCGCTGCCGGGCACCGACATCGTGCTGGTCAACGACGGCAGCCGCGATAGGAGCCACGAGGTCTGTCTCGAGTGCTGCGAGGCTTTTCCCGGCCGGGTCACCTACCTGCGCCTGGCCCGCAATTTCGGCGAACACAACGCCGTCATGGCCGGACTGCGCCAGTCCGGCGGGGACTGGGTCGTGGTCATGGACGACGATTTTCAAAATCCCCCGGAGGAGATCGCCCGGATCGTGGCGGCGGCCCGCGACGGCGGGTTCGACGTGGTCTACACCGCCTTCCGGGAAAAGCGCCACGGCCGGCTGCGCAATCTGGGCAGCGCCTTCAACGACAAGGTGGCCACCCTGCTCCTCGACAAGCCGCCGCGCCTGTACCTGTCGAGCTTCAAGTGCTTAAGCCGCTTTCTGGTGGACCGCATCGTGGACTATACCGGTCCCGCGCCCTATATCGACGGCCTGATTTTGCGCGCCACGAACAATATCGGCCAGGTGGAGGTGGAGCACCGCGACCGGGAGGCCGGCCAGTCCGGCTACACCTTGTGGAAGCTCGTGCGACTGTGGCTGACCATGTTCGTCAATTTTTCCGTGGCCCCGCTGCGTGTTTCGGCGTTTCTCGGACTGGCCATGGGGGCTTTCGGCCTGCTTCTGGCCGTCTGGAGCCTGGCCGAGAAGGTTCTCGGCGTGTCCGTGCCCTCAGGCTGGACCATGCTCTACATCACGGTGATCATTTTCGCCGGGGTGCAGCTCGTGATGCTCGGGCTGCTCGGGGAATACGTCGGCCGCTCGCTCATGGAGATCAATCGTACGCCCCAGGCCGTGGTGCGCGAGGTTCACGGCGGCGACGGCCGGCCGCCAAGGGAGGTTCGCCCGTGA
- a CDS encoding TIGR04282 family arsenosugar biosynthesis glycosyltransferase, with amino-acid sequence MDVRLLVFCKAPLPGRVKTRLAAGIGDAAALAAYRAMVEGVLEAADASGLPTILYYTPAGELEALRRLCGPDRTCRAQSDGDLGARMAAAFTATLREADAAVLLGSDLPLVTGPLLVRAARKLAGNDAVLGPATDGGYYALGLTRAGYCPEIFTDMPWSTATVASLTRVRLAAAGKSLALLPELPDCDTPDDLARLAAPPWRARLDDTPFGRFLARLPDRTV; translated from the coding sequence GTGGACGTGCGCCTGCTCGTTTTCTGCAAGGCCCCCCTGCCCGGCCGGGTCAAGACGCGGCTTGCCGCCGGCATCGGCGACGCGGCCGCCCTGGCCGCCTACCGGGCCATGGTCGAGGGCGTGCTGGAGGCGGCCGACGCCTCGGGGCTGCCCACCATCCTCTATTATACGCCGGCCGGAGAGCTGGAGGCGCTGCGGCGACTGTGCGGGCCGGACCGGACCTGCCGCGCCCAGTCGGACGGGGACCTCGGCGCGCGCATGGCCGCCGCCTTCACCGCCACGCTTCGGGAAGCCGACGCCGCCGTGCTGCTCGGCAGCGACCTACCGCTTGTCACCGGCCCGCTCCTTGTCCGGGCGGCCCGGAAGCTTGCCGGAAACGACGCCGTGCTCGGCCCGGCAACCGACGGCGGCTACTATGCCCTGGGGCTGACCCGCGCCGGCTATTGCCCGGAAATATTTACGGACATGCCCTGGAGCACGGCAACGGTCGCCTCCCTGACGCGGGTCCGGCTGGCCGCGGCCGGAAAAAGCCTGGCGCTTCTCCCCGAGCTGCCGGACTGCGACACCCCGGACGATCTGGCCCGTCTCGCCGCCCCGCCCTGGCGGGCCCGCCTCGACGACACGCCCTTCGGCCGGTTTCTGGCGCGCCTTCCTGACCGCACCGTTTGA
- a CDS encoding TIGR04283 family arsenosugar biosynthesis glycosyltransferase has protein sequence MRLPPGQVSLAPPCLGRPFFSVITPVLGEARRINALVDHVRMVGYGLSVEIVVVDGDPAGSTLTALDREGVLGLTAPRGRASQCNAGVAVASGERLLFLHADTRLPARAFEDAARALDAGAALGAFSLAIRSKNPWLRLVAAGATLRSKWFDLPYGDQAQFLRHDLFCALGGFPDIPIMEDVALVRAVRRAGGRIAVLPTHATTSARRWEAEGTFRTTARNLALLTLYSLGVSPGRLAKHYPPTPDTDRPGTR, from the coding sequence ATGCGGCTCCCTCCCGGTCAGGTCAGCCTGGCCCCGCCCTGCCTGGGGCGCCCTTTTTTTTCGGTCATAACGCCCGTCCTCGGGGAGGCGCGGCGCATCAACGCCCTGGTGGACCACGTGCGCATGGTCGGCTACGGCCTGTCCGTGGAGATCGTGGTAGTCGACGGCGATCCGGCCGGTTCGACGCTGACTGCCCTCGACCGCGAGGGCGTGCTGGGCCTGACCGCGCCCCGGGGCCGGGCCAGCCAGTGCAACGCCGGGGTGGCTGTCGCCTCGGGCGAGCGCCTGCTTTTCCTGCACGCCGACACAAGGCTTCCGGCCCGGGCCTTCGAGGACGCGGCCAGAGCCCTCGACGCGGGCGCCGCCCTCGGTGCCTTCTCCCTGGCCATCCGCTCGAAAAATCCCTGGCTGCGACTGGTCGCCGCCGGGGCCACCCTGCGCTCGAAGTGGTTCGACCTGCCCTACGGCGACCAAGCCCAGTTCCTGCGGCACGACCTCTTCTGCGCCCTGGGCGGGTTTCCGGACATCCCCATCATGGAGGACGTGGCGCTCGTGCGCGCCGTCAGGCGGGCCGGGGGTAGGATCGCCGTCCTGCCGACCCACGCCACCACCTCGGCCAGGCGTTGGGAGGCCGAGGGGACTTTTCGGACCACGGCCCGCAACCTGGCCCTGCTGACGCTCTACAGCCTGGGCGTGTCCCCGGGCAGGCTCGCCAAGCACTACCCCCCGACGCCGGACACGGACCGGCCGGGGACACGGTAG
- a CDS encoding FdtA/QdtA family cupin domain-containing protein: MKSPLDGVRLLDVPTVRDDRGALSALEGGCHIPFAVARVFYMHGMTADRGGHAHPRTEQCVLAVAGSFTVTVTDGRDTAAYRLDDPARGLYLPPMVFLDIRDISPDAVCLVLASTHYEPKSVIRSLDVYREALAGV, translated from the coding sequence GTGAAAAGTCCCCTCGACGGCGTGCGCCTGCTCGACGTGCCGACCGTGCGCGACGACCGGGGCGCCTTGTCCGCCCTCGAAGGCGGCTGCCACATCCCCTTTGCCGTGGCCCGGGTCTTTTACATGCACGGCATGACCGCCGATCGGGGCGGCCACGCCCATCCGCGCACCGAACAGTGTGTGCTGGCCGTGGCCGGGTCGTTTACCGTAACGGTGACCGACGGCCGCGACACGGCGGCGTATCGCCTGGACGACCCTGCCCGGGGGCTCTACCTGCCGCCCATGGTCTTTCTCGACATCCGCGACATCAGCCCGGACGCCGTGTGCCTGGTGCTGGCCAGCACGCACTACGAACCCAAAAGCGTCATCCGCTCCCTTGACGTCTACCGCGAGGCCCTGGCCGGGGTATGA
- a CDS encoding DUF1772 domain-containing protein, whose product MEFGAIALAIMAAFTGAALYINIVEHPARRVFLDADMLAQWQRSYPRARRMQASLVMAGFFFGMVGLLWTGKGLYLTGSLFTCAIWVVTRKWIMPLNNTLMAMNSDDANADTRALLEKWNILHVVRAGLGILAVLSFFAAL is encoded by the coding sequence GTGGAATTCGGCGCCATCGCTTTGGCCATTATGGCCGCTTTTACCGGCGCGGCCCTGTATATCAACATCGTCGAGCATCCCGCCCGGCGCGTTTTCCTGGATGCCGACATGCTGGCCCAGTGGCAGCGCAGCTACCCAAGAGCCAGGCGGATGCAGGCTTCCCTGGTCATGGCCGGCTTCTTTTTCGGCATGGTCGGGCTCCTCTGGACGGGCAAGGGGCTGTATCTGACGGGCTCGCTTTTCACCTGCGCCATCTGGGTGGTGACGCGCAAGTGGATCATGCCCCTCAATAACACGCTCATGGCGATGAACTCCGATGACGCCAATGCCGACACCCGGGCGCTTCTGGAGAAGTGGAACATTCTCCACGTCGTGCGTGCGGGGCTCGGCATCCTGGCCGTATTGAGCTTCTTTGCCGCGCTTTAG
- a CDS encoding Gfo/Idh/MocA family oxidoreductase produces the protein MKLLVCGGSDIFARRVLPGLPGLGVTAVDVASRSGRRMESPPGLPLRFFGDPEAALAASDAEAVYVTTENSRHAPLALAALASGRHVIVDKPAFLDLATAEKACDLAAQKNLLLAEATVWAEHPRVAGLAQAFADRNTAPARIVATFSFPPLPPENFRHRPELGGGALFDLGPYAVSPGRVLFGIEPEEVVCRITSRGPAVETAFTCLLVYSGGRTLAGTFGFDTGYVNRLGVLGPGLAASMDRAFTPPPSATLPLSCNTPQGVRSVDFEPADAFARFFTRAFAAMERGDGEAFIAALLSDARMLARLRASAG, from the coding sequence ATGAAGCTGCTTGTCTGTGGCGGTTCGGATATCTTCGCCCGCCGCGTCTTGCCCGGCCTGCCCGGGCTTGGCGTTACGGCCGTGGACGTGGCCTCGCGAAGCGGCCGCCGCATGGAAAGCCCGCCGGGCCTGCCCCTGCGCTTTTTTGGCGACCCCGAAGCCGCCCTGGCCGCAAGCGACGCCGAGGCCGTCTACGTGACCACGGAAAACAGCCGGCATGCGCCGCTGGCCCTGGCCGCCCTGGCCTCCGGCCGCCACGTCATCGTGGACAAGCCCGCCTTTCTCGACCTCGCCACCGCCGAGAAAGCCTGCGACTTGGCCGCGCAAAAAAATCTCCTTCTGGCCGAAGCCACGGTCTGGGCCGAGCATCCCCGCGTCGCCGGCCTGGCCCAGGCCTTTGCCGACAGAAACACCGCCCCGGCGCGCATCGTCGCCACCTTCTCCTTCCCGCCGCTGCCGCCGGAAAATTTCCGCCACCGCCCCGAACTCGGCGGCGGCGCGCTTTTCGACCTCGGCCCCTATGCCGTCAGCCCCGGCCGCGTCCTTTTCGGCATCGAGCCCGAGGAGGTCGTCTGCCGCATAACCTCGCGCGGCCCGGCCGTGGAAACGGCCTTCACCTGTCTGCTCGTCTACTCCGGCGGCCGAACCCTGGCCGGCACCTTTGGCTTCGACACCGGCTACGTCAATCGCCTGGGCGTCCTCGGCCCCGGCCTCGCCGCCTCCATGGACCGGGCCTTCACTCCGCCGCCAAGCGCCACTCTGCCCCTTTCCTGCAACACCCCCCAAGGCGTACGATCCGTCGACTTCGAGCCCGCCGATGCCTTTGCCCGCTTTTTTACCCGGGCCTTTGCCGCCATGGAGCGCGGCGACGGCGAGGCCTTTATCGCCGCGCTGCTCTCCGACGCGCGCATGCTGGCGCGGCTGCGGGCGAGCGCCGGGTAA
- a CDS encoding class I SAM-dependent methyltransferase, which translates to MLEAEYATMFAAEETHWWYRGLHDQVRRAVAHCREDAPGPLRVLDAGCGTGKVLEALAADKATGLDLSATALALARRRGDFPLTRASAVSLPFRDASFDVVLSLDVLANVSPSAVIPALAEARRVLVPGGRLVLNIVAHQALYSEHDRAVGVQQRYTTRQIRSFLGSAGFFVEKLTYSNTLLFPIAALVRLWRKRNRPGHAPRSDLAPLPPRLNAALARARFVENALMVDYGFAMPFGLSVFAMAKNPVGPARPWSGRSRTRA; encoded by the coding sequence ATGCTTGAAGCCGAATACGCGACCATGTTCGCGGCCGAGGAGACCCACTGGTGGTACCGGGGCCTGCACGATCAGGTGCGCCGGGCCGTTGCCCATTGCCGCGAGGACGCACCCGGGCCGCTTCGGGTGCTCGACGCCGGCTGCGGCACGGGCAAGGTGCTGGAAGCGCTCGCCGCGGACAAGGCGACCGGCCTGGACCTCTCGGCCACGGCGCTTGCCCTGGCCCGTCGCCGGGGGGATTTCCCCCTCACCCGGGCCTCAGCCGTGAGCCTTCCTTTTCGGGACGCCAGCTTCGACGTGGTCCTCTCCCTGGATGTCCTGGCCAACGTGTCGCCGTCGGCCGTGATCCCGGCCCTGGCCGAGGCCCGCCGCGTGCTGGTCCCCGGGGGGCGGCTTGTCCTTAATATCGTCGCCCACCAGGCCCTTTACAGCGAACACGACCGGGCCGTCGGGGTGCAGCAGCGCTATACGACCCGGCAGATCCGGTCTTTCTTGGGTTCGGCCGGCTTTTTCGTCGAAAAGCTGACCTATTCCAACACGCTGCTTTTCCCCATCGCCGCCCTGGTGCGGCTTTGGCGCAAGCGTAACCGGCCGGGCCATGCGCCGCGCTCGGATCTTGCGCCGCTGCCCCCGCGCCTCAACGCCGCCCTGGCCCGGGCGCGGTTTGTGGAAAACGCCCTCATGGTGGACTATGGCTTTGCCATGCCTTTCGGGCTGTCGGTTTTCGCCATGGCCAAAAATCCCGTCGGACCGGCGCGGCCGTGGTCCGGCCGGAGTCGTACACGAGCATGA
- a CDS encoding NDP-hexose 2,3-dehydratase family protein — translation MSTTAARLAFARSCRATSGVFPDMEAVMAWFATKDRRDRFEVRRVPLAALDQWDFLPAPLRLGHSSGKFFTIEGIRVETDFGPVPSWDQPIINQPEVGILGLLAREIDGVLHFLMQAKMEPGNVNVLQLSPTVQATRSNYSRVHGGHASRYLEYFTEPGLATVLLDQLQPEQGARFLRKRNRNMVVLVSHDVPVHEDFAWMTLGQIKALLACDNLVNMDARTVVSLIPLADPDEPPDASRLEGLSPFRRDVYLSFCRSDRERHTMDAVMGWLTKGKAATSMRVSSLPLDSLRGWTVAEDAIRHETGLYFSVIGVDVTAHTREATRWSQPLLHHEGLGLVGFLCQSQWGVLHFLVRGSLEPGNRDGMEIGPTVACSEVATRSGRACAPQFLEYFLDSALGAVRYDAVQSEEGGRFHHFQNRYMIVEISPGTVVDTPGHYLWLTLGQLWRMARHGHVNIEARNLLACMGAVERRS, via the coding sequence ATGAGCACCACCGCCGCGCGCCTGGCCTTTGCGCGGTCCTGCCGCGCCACCTCCGGCGTCTTTCCGGACATGGAGGCGGTCATGGCCTGGTTTGCGACCAAGGACCGCCGCGACCGTTTCGAGGTGCGCCGCGTGCCCCTTGCCGCACTGGATCAGTGGGACTTTCTGCCGGCTCCCCTGCGCCTGGGGCACAGCTCCGGCAAGTTCTTCACCATCGAGGGCATCCGGGTCGAGACGGACTTCGGCCCGGTCCCGTCCTGGGACCAGCCCATCATCAACCAGCCCGAGGTCGGCATCCTGGGCCTTCTCGCCCGGGAAATCGACGGCGTGCTCCATTTCCTCATGCAGGCCAAGATGGAGCCGGGCAACGTCAACGTGCTCCAGCTTTCCCCCACGGTTCAGGCCACGCGCAGCAACTATTCCCGGGTTCACGGCGGCCATGCCTCGCGCTACCTGGAATATTTCACCGAGCCGGGCCTGGCCACGGTGCTCCTCGACCAGCTCCAGCCCGAGCAGGGGGCCAGATTCCTGCGCAAGCGCAACCGCAACATGGTCGTGCTCGTTTCCCACGACGTGCCGGTGCACGAGGATTTCGCCTGGATGACGCTCGGCCAGATCAAGGCCCTGCTTGCCTGCGACAACCTCGTCAACATGGACGCCCGCACCGTGGTGTCGCTCATTCCCCTGGCCGATCCCGACGAGCCGCCGGACGCGTCCCGCCTCGAGGGCCTGTCGCCCTTCCGCCGCGACGTGTACCTGTCCTTTTGCCGCTCCGATCGCGAGCGCCACACCATGGACGCGGTCATGGGCTGGCTGACCAAGGGCAAGGCGGCCACTTCCATGCGCGTTTCGTCCCTGCCCCTGGACAGCCTTCGCGGCTGGACCGTGGCCGAGGACGCCATCCGCCACGAAACCGGACTGTATTTTTCCGTCATCGGCGTGGATGTCACGGCCCATACCCGCGAGGCCACGCGCTGGTCCCAGCCGCTGCTTCACCACGAAGGCCTGGGACTGGTCGGCTTTTTGTGCCAGAGCCAGTGGGGCGTGCTGCATTTCCTGGTCCGGGGGAGCCTCGAGCCCGGCAACCGCGACGGCATGGAGATCGGCCCCACCGTGGCCTGTTCGGAGGTGGCGACTCGGTCCGGCCGGGCCTGCGCCCCGCAGTTCCTGGAATATTTCCTTGATTCCGCTCTCGGCGCGGTGCGCTACGACGCCGTCCAGTCCGAGGAGGGCGGGCGCTTCCATCATTTCCAGAATCGCTATATGATTGTGGAAATTTCTCCGGGTACGGTCGTGGACACGCCCGGCCATTACCTGTGGCTGACCCTTGGCCAACTGTGGCGCATGGCCCGCCACGGCCACGTCAATATCGAGGCCCGCAACCTGCTTGCCTGCATGGGGGCCGTGGAGCGCAGGTCATGA